In one Streptomyces venezuelae genomic region, the following are encoded:
- a CDS encoding carbohydrate ABC transporter permease, which yields MTSTTLSAPASASTPERTSPNRGPAAARARRKRILHWIAVHSVAIAVALLFLLPFVFVFLTSVMSDSQAMSGDLWPDSWHWSNYKAVFETPGFLDWWRNSLMYAGLGTLFTVCSAIPVAYALAKFRFRGRRTAMLLVISTMMLPPQVIVIPMYLVWAQQFHLSGTLWPLIIPMAFGDAYSIFLLRQFLLTIPKEYIESAKVDGCGEFRTMVKIVVPMAKPGIAAIALFQFFYCWNDYFGPQIYAAQNPGAWTLSYGLESFKSAHAVNWNMTMAATLLVMAPVIIVFFFAQKAFVEGVTLTGVKG from the coding sequence ATGACTTCCACTACTCTCAGCGCGCCCGCGTCGGCGTCGACACCCGAACGGACCTCCCCGAACCGGGGGCCCGCCGCCGCCCGCGCCCGCCGCAAGCGGATCCTGCACTGGATCGCCGTGCACAGCGTCGCGATAGCCGTCGCGCTGCTGTTCCTGCTGCCGTTCGTCTTCGTCTTCCTCACGTCGGTGATGAGCGACTCGCAGGCCATGAGCGGCGACCTGTGGCCCGACTCCTGGCACTGGTCCAACTACAAGGCCGTGTTCGAGACGCCGGGCTTCCTGGACTGGTGGCGCAACTCGCTCATGTACGCGGGGCTCGGCACCCTCTTCACGGTCTGCTCGGCGATCCCCGTGGCGTACGCGCTCGCCAAGTTCCGCTTCCGCGGGCGGCGCACCGCGATGCTGCTCGTCATCTCGACGATGATGCTGCCGCCGCAGGTCATCGTCATTCCGATGTATTTGGTCTGGGCTCAGCAGTTTCATTTGTCGGGGACCCTGTGGCCGCTGATCATTCCGATGGCGTTCGGCGACGCGTACTCGATCTTCCTGCTGCGGCAGTTCCTGCTGACCATCCCCAAGGAGTACATCGAGTCGGCGAAGGTCGACGGGTGCGGTGAGTTCCGCACCATGGTGAAGATCGTGGTGCCGATGGCCAAGCCCGGCATCGCCGCCATCGCGCTCTTCCAGTTCTTCTACTGCTGGAACGACTACTTCGGCCCGCAGATCTACGCGGCGCAGAACCCCGGTGCCTGGACGCTCAGTTACGGCCTCGAGTCGTTCAAGAGCGCCCACGCCGTCAACTGGAACATGACCATGGCCGCGACGCTGCTCGTCATGGCCCCCGTCATCATCGTCTTCTTCTTCGCACAAAAGGCCTTCGTCGAAGGCGTCACCCTCACCGGAGTAAAGGGCTGA
- a CDS encoding carbohydrate ABC transporter permease produces the protein MALSLSNPARRRLRTLGFLSPWLVGFSVFFAYPLIATVYFSFMHYNQIKEPTFVGLRNWTYVFDQMPLFWPALRNTLWLVVIMVAVRVVFGLSLGLLITKIKTGAGFFRTAFYIPYLAPPVAATVAFVFLLNPGSGPVNEILGSMGISGPNWFNDPDTAKPSLVLLSLWGIGDLMVIFMAALLDVPKEQYEAAELDGAGPWAKFRYVTWPSITPIVMFAVVTGVVQTMQYYTQALVAGKVASGVNIGPGSVIQPGYPDHSTLTVPQLVYQMGFQNFNTGAACVLSLVLFAIAMAVTMLLMRKRSGLLAAED, from the coding sequence ATGGCATTGTCCCTGTCCAACCCCGCGCGCCGCCGCCTGCGCACGCTCGGGTTCCTGTCCCCCTGGCTGGTCGGCTTCAGCGTCTTCTTCGCGTACCCGCTGATCGCCACCGTCTACTTCTCCTTCATGCACTACAACCAGATCAAGGAGCCCACCTTCGTGGGCCTCAGGAACTGGACGTACGTGTTCGACCAGATGCCCCTGTTCTGGCCCGCCCTGCGGAACACCCTCTGGCTCGTCGTGATCATGGTGGCGGTGCGGGTGGTCTTCGGGCTCTCGCTCGGGCTGCTGATCACGAAGATCAAGACGGGGGCGGGGTTCTTCCGCACCGCCTTCTACATCCCGTACCTCGCGCCGCCGGTGGCCGCCACCGTCGCCTTCGTCTTCCTGCTCAACCCGGGCTCGGGGCCGGTGAACGAGATCCTCGGCTCCATGGGCATCTCCGGGCCCAACTGGTTCAACGATCCGGACACCGCCAAGCCCTCGCTCGTCCTGCTCTCCCTGTGGGGCATCGGCGACCTGATGGTGATCTTCATGGCCGCGCTGCTCGACGTACCGAAGGAGCAGTACGAGGCCGCCGAACTGGACGGCGCGGGGCCGTGGGCCAAGTTCCGCTACGTGACGTGGCCGTCGATCACGCCGATCGTGATGTTCGCGGTGGTCACGGGCGTCGTCCAGACCATGCAGTACTACACGCAGGCCCTGGTCGCGGGGAAGGTCGCCTCCGGCGTCAACATCGGACCCGGGTCCGTCATCCAGCCGGGATACCCCGACCACTCGACCCTCACGGTCCCCCAACTCGTCTACCAAATGGGCTTCCAGAACTTCAACACCGGCGCCGCGTGCGTGCTCTCGCTCGTGCTCTTCGCCATCGCCATGGCCGTGACGATGCTCCTGATGCGCAAGCGCTCCGGGCTGCTCGCGGCTGAGGACTGA
- a CDS encoding ABC transporter substrate-binding protein encodes MPRWRMPTCASAALAAAGLLLSGCANPSVGSANDDPTKPVTIKFWHGWATPGEVKAVNDSIDRFEKLHPNIEVKATGNVSDETINQALRAGGDKAPDVVSSFTTNNVGQYCDSGMWADLDPFMKKTGLDKHKTFPKTLLDYTSYRGNQCALPLLADAFGMYYNKDAFDEAGIERPPRTMSEFEKVAKKLTVRSGKGSYKRVGFMPNFRFYQNSPDRLFAQWGPKYFDADGDSRLADDPSTYEFFRTATRLADAQGGFGDLERFRMTFGDEMSSQNAFLTEKVAMHLDGEWRGLMLKDAKAKFNWDVAPLPVPDDQAETYGRGFITGTVAGIAHSSKHQNAAWELVRFLTADTQQVVHFANAIHNVPSTFAALKSPDLDADPTFRTFFDILENKHSKALPPSVNGGAYVVSLGDFSYGVEAGRTHDLRKGLKKLDEQIDADTLQSKS; translated from the coding sequence ATGCCGCGATGGCGCATGCCCACCTGCGCGTCCGCGGCGCTCGCCGCAGCCGGCCTGTTGCTCTCCGGCTGCGCCAACCCGAGCGTCGGCAGCGCGAACGACGACCCGACGAAACCGGTCACCATCAAGTTCTGGCACGGCTGGGCCACACCCGGCGAGGTCAAGGCCGTGAACGACAGCATCGACCGGTTCGAGAAGCTGCACCCGAACATCGAGGTCAAAGCCACCGGGAACGTCTCCGACGAGACCATCAACCAGGCGCTGCGAGCCGGCGGCGACAAGGCACCGGACGTGGTGTCCTCGTTCACCACCAACAACGTGGGCCAGTACTGCGACTCCGGGATGTGGGCGGACCTCGATCCGTTCATGAAGAAGACCGGCCTCGACAAGCACAAGACGTTCCCCAAGACGCTGCTCGACTACACGAGCTACCGCGGCAACCAGTGCGCGCTGCCGCTGCTCGCGGACGCCTTCGGGATGTACTACAACAAGGACGCCTTCGACGAGGCCGGCATCGAGCGGCCGCCCCGCACGATGTCCGAGTTCGAGAAGGTCGCCAAGAAGCTGACCGTGCGGAGCGGGAAGGGCTCGTACAAGCGGGTCGGGTTCATGCCCAACTTCCGCTTCTACCAGAACAGCCCGGACCGGCTCTTCGCCCAGTGGGGCCCGAAGTACTTCGACGCCGACGGCGACTCACGGCTCGCCGACGATCCTTCGACGTACGAGTTCTTCAGGACCGCGACGCGGCTCGCGGACGCCCAGGGCGGGTTCGGCGACCTGGAGCGGTTCCGGATGACGTTCGGCGACGAGATGTCCAGCCAGAACGCCTTCCTGACCGAGAAGGTCGCCATGCACCTCGACGGCGAGTGGCGCGGGCTGATGCTGAAGGACGCGAAGGCCAAGTTCAACTGGGACGTGGCGCCGCTTCCCGTCCCCGACGATCAGGCGGAGACGTACGGGCGCGGCTTCATCACCGGCACCGTCGCCGGCATCGCGCACAGCAGCAAGCACCAGAACGCCGCGTGGGAGCTGGTGCGGTTCCTGACCGCGGACACCCAGCAGGTCGTGCACTTCGCGAACGCCATCCACAACGTGCCCTCCACGTTCGCGGCGCTCAAGTCGCCCGACCTGGATGCCGACCCGACGTTCCGGACCTTCTTCGACATCCTGGAGAACAAGCACAGCAAGGCCCTGCCGCCCTCCGTCAACGGCGGCGCGTACGTCGTCTCGCTGGGGGACTTCTCCTACGGCGTCGAGGCCGGGCGCACCCACGACCTGCGCAAGGGCCTGAAGAAGCTCGACGAGCAGATCGACGCCGACACCCTCCAGTCGAAGAGCTGA
- a CDS encoding ROK family transcriptional regulator — protein MATGSTPGPGAPGTPRVLRAMNDRAVLDLLVAHGPLTRTRIGELTGLSKPTTSQLLGRLEAAGLVHTTGSLSGRPGPNALLYEIDPGAGHVAALSADPTGITALVADITGTVLGRERVEADAVAEDVRHRTAQLVTEAVDGALRQAGLGHEDLRAAVIGTPGAIDPHTGQLRYAPHLPGWHSRTLRDDLAAVLGTPVDIENDVNLAAVAEQYEGAAQDHDNYVLTWLDEGVGAAIVLGGTLLRGATGGAGEIGYMPLPGAPLLRRSPGQRGGGDGGFESLVSAYVVRKLGGDGATLTDVFADDSALDEVARRIATGIAAVVAVVDPELVVLSGSVAQAGGDKLRVRVEEELTGIALPRPLIRISELDGDPILTGALRQALTQARDQVFDTG, from the coding sequence ATGGCAACAGGCAGTACCCCGGGACCGGGTGCCCCCGGGACCCCCCGCGTCCTGCGCGCCATGAACGACCGCGCCGTACTCGACCTCCTGGTCGCGCACGGCCCCCTCACCCGTACCCGCATCGGCGAGCTGACCGGGCTCTCCAAGCCGACCACCTCGCAGCTGCTCGGCCGCCTCGAAGCCGCCGGGCTCGTCCACACCACCGGCAGCCTCAGCGGCCGACCGGGGCCCAACGCCCTGCTGTACGAGATCGACCCCGGCGCGGGACACGTCGCCGCCCTGTCCGCCGACCCCACGGGAATCACCGCCCTCGTCGCCGACATCACCGGCACCGTGCTCGGCAGGGAGCGCGTGGAGGCCGACGCCGTCGCCGAGGACGTCCGCCACCGCACCGCCCAGCTCGTCACAGAAGCCGTCGACGGCGCCCTGCGTCAGGCGGGGCTCGGTCACGAGGATCTGCGCGCCGCCGTCATCGGCACCCCCGGCGCCATCGACCCGCACACCGGCCAGCTGCGCTACGCCCCGCACCTGCCCGGCTGGCACTCGCGGACGCTGCGCGACGACCTCGCCGCCGTCCTCGGCACACCCGTCGACATCGAGAACGACGTGAACCTGGCCGCCGTCGCCGAGCAGTACGAAGGCGCCGCCCAGGACCACGACAACTACGTGCTGACCTGGCTCGACGAAGGCGTCGGCGCCGCCATCGTGCTCGGCGGCACCCTGCTGCGCGGCGCGACCGGCGGCGCGGGCGAGATCGGCTACATGCCGCTGCCCGGCGCCCCCCTGCTGCGCCGGAGCCCGGGTCAGCGGGGAGGCGGTGACGGTGGCTTCGAGAGCCTGGTCTCCGCGTACGTCGTACGGAAACTCGGTGGTGACGGGGCGACGCTGACCGATGTCTTCGCCGACGACTCCGCGCTCGACGAAGTCGCCCGCCGCATCGCCACCGGCATCGCCGCCGTCGTCGCCGTCGTCGACCCCGAACTCGTCGTGCTCTCCGGTTCCGTGGCCCAGGCGGGCGGCGACAAGCTGCGCGTCCGGGTCGAGGAGGAACTGACCGGCATCGCGCTGCCCCGCCCGCTGATCCGCATCAGCGAACTCGACGGCGACCCGATCCTCACCGGCGCACTCCGCCAGGCCCTGACCCAGGCCCGCGACCAGGTCTTCGACACGGGCTGA
- a CDS encoding DUF4232 domain-containing protein, translating to MRVRKLTFVALAVAAGLSLTACNDDDVTGQGDTSSAASESSSGGSAPDASGKDGGTNGGKDSAGKGGASSGGQSADNKANTCRTDRLDITAQDATIDGDTEGTVAVTFKNGGSDCALNGFAGVDLKTSAGALSAERSGGASDPMTLKAGESVSFGVTYPVNDSGGSGVKVSSLVVTPPGETKSVSLQWPGGSLPVTDGSGTSVKVGPMGSAGQGGAS from the coding sequence ATGCGCGTTCGCAAGCTCACCTTCGTGGCCCTGGCCGTCGCCGCCGGCCTCTCGCTGACGGCCTGCAACGACGACGACGTCACGGGCCAGGGAGACACCTCCTCCGCGGCCTCCGAGTCCTCCTCGGGCGGCAGCGCGCCGGACGCCTCCGGCAAGGACGGCGGCACGAACGGCGGCAAGGACTCCGCCGGGAAGGGCGGCGCCAGCAGCGGCGGGCAGAGCGCGGACAACAAGGCGAACACGTGCCGTACCGACCGCCTCGACATCACCGCCCAGGACGCCACCATCGACGGCGACACGGAGGGCACCGTCGCCGTGACGTTCAAGAACGGCGGCAGCGACTGCGCCCTGAACGGATTCGCCGGCGTCGACCTGAAGACCAGCGCGGGCGCCCTCTCCGCCGAGCGCAGCGGCGGCGCGTCCGACCCGATGACCCTCAAGGCCGGCGAGTCCGTGTCCTTCGGGGTCACCTACCCGGTGAACGACTCCGGCGGCTCCGGCGTCAAGGTCAGCTCCCTCGTCGTGACGCCTCCCGGCGAGACCAAGTCGGTCAGCCTGCAGTGGCCGGGCGGCTCGCTGCCCGTCACGGACGGCTCCGGCACCTCCGTCAAGGTCGGCCCGATGGGCAGCGCCGGCCAGGGCGGGGCGAGCTGA